The following proteins are encoded in a genomic region of Triticum dicoccoides isolate Atlit2015 ecotype Zavitan chromosome 1B, WEW_v2.0, whole genome shotgun sequence:
- the LOC119309012 gene encoding uclacyanin 1-like: MAMLGTALGARHTVGAPDGSWDHQTNYSQWVSTIRFITSDELKFQYSTAMHNVVKVSKTGYDSCNGSSPIATFLTGNDVVPLATVGTRYFICDISGHCDAGMKVEVNAKSKEVWTVQRCRRTGNRRRCQSETVLSSTAAAGVDQSAVARLALIVVAAGLMLFF; encoded by the coding sequence ATGGCCATGCTTGGGACGGCGCTCGGCGCCCGCCACACCGTGGGAGCGCCGGACGGTTCGTGGGACCATCAGACCAACTACTCCCAGTGGGTTTCCACAATCAGGTTCATCACCAGCGATGAGCTCAAGTTCCAGTACTCCACCGCCATGCACAATGTGGTGAAGGTGAGCAAGACGGGGTATGACTCTTGCAACGGTTCCAGCCCCATAGCGACTTTCCTGACCGGTAACGATGTTGTTCCGCTTGCCACCGTCGGTACCCGATATTTCATCTGCGACATCTCTGGGCACTGCGATGCCGGCATGAAGGTCGAGGTCAACGCCAAGTCCAAAGAAGTGTGGACTGTGCAGCGGTGCCGACGGACAGGGAACCGACGTCGTTGCCAGTCCGAGACAGTATTAAGTTCAACTGCGGCGGCTGGTGTTGATCAGTCTGCGGTGGCCCGGCTCGCTCTGATTGTTGTTGCGGCTGGTCTTATGTTGTTCTTTTAG